TGTTATTTTGGGGATTAGAGCTGGTGTTCATTGATCATGAGTTCCACCCTTCGGAGAAAGCTCTCATTACAGAAATACGACAAGCCTTTGACATTTCACCAGAGCAGTTCCAAGTTTTACTTGATCTAGTTAATTTGTTGCAACTCAATACCGAGCAAGGCCTATCGGGGCCCACATTTACCAAGCAATTTACCGAGCTAGTGGACAAAGCAAAAAAACTGAAAATTTGCCTGCCCCACGAACTGCAAAAAATGAACAATCAAAACCTAGGCGAATACCAACAATTTTATTCCGCTGAAAGCTTTAAAAATAAGTTGGGAAATTATGCGGCGATCGCCGGCAAAAAAACAATTGAAACCGTTCTTATTTTGTTCTATACCTTGCAACGCCCCGACCTGCCCCCAAAGTACAAAGCCATCATTCTTGGCGCACTAGGCTACTGGATCCTCCCCTCAGATTTACTGCCAGATTTGATGCCCGGCATTGGTTATACCGACGATCTTTCGACCCTAGTAATGGCCATGACCATCGTTGCCAGCCACATTAACGACGACGTTAGACAAAAAGCCCAAGAAAAATTACAAGATTGGTTTGGAAAAGACATTGAATCCCCCGTAGAACTCCCCACTTCAGCAGAAACCTAAGCAGAGAGTCCCTTCATTGTGCCCGCAGACTATGACAAAAAAGTCAGGCATCACCTCTACTTCACAAAGGTAAATGCCCCCTGTTCACCAGATTCATCCATGGTAATTTGCGCCACATAAAATTGCTTTTGTACCAACTCACCCTCTGCCGTAAAAGAAATTTCCCCCAGGGGAGTCACATAGGTTCCCGCAAAAATTTCGTCCCGCAACCGTTGACGCAACTCAGGCAAAGACATTTCAGCAATGGGAGATTTTTGGTCTAAATTGCGCAATGCCTCCACAAACACCTGTACACCAGTAAACGCTTGGGCACTAAATTGGGGCGGATCGGTTTCATTTTCTGCCCCATAGGCTTCGCGAAATGCCCGATTAATCTCATTATCTAGTGCCGGACTATAGGCTTGGGCGATCAAAACCCCATCACATTGCGCTTGACACACCGGGAAAATATTTGACGTATTTAAACCATTACCGCCGATAATAATGCCTTCATAACCCAGTTCCCGCAATTGTTTGACGAGGTTACCACCATCAGCCGCAAGCCCAGAAATAATCACCAGATCAGGGTCAAGATTAATGGCCGTTGTCGCTTGGGTTTGAAAATCAGTGTCCGTCGTTTGAAATTTCTGGACAGTCACTAAATCCAATCCAAAATCCTTTACTGTTTGCTGAAAAGTTTCGGTTTCAGATTTACTAAAGGCATCGTTTTGGGCAAAAAACACTGCTACTTTTTCAATGTTGGGATTAATCGCTAGAGCTTGTTCAACGGCATTTGGCGCAACAACGGCAACGGGTGCAGAGACTCGACCGATAAATTCACCGATTTGCGGTATTCCTTGGGCTGTATTGGAAGGCCCTAAAACAGGTACTTGGGCGCGGTTGGCAATGGGATTTGCGGCAAAGGCTTGTTGGGAAAGTGTAGGGCCGACAATACCGACGACATTATTTTGATTAATGAGGGTATTAAAGGCATTTATGGCACCTTGTTCGTCTCCGGCCACGTCTTGCAACGCGATGCTAAAGGGCTGACCATTAATCCCGTCATTGTCGTTGAAATAGCTTTCGGCTAGCTTTGCGCCGATGACTTGTTCTTGGCCGAGGAGGGCAACATTACTGGTTTGGGCAACGCTGACACCGATGACAATTTCATTATTATTGGTTGTGTTTGAAGTGCTATTTTGATCTGCAGGATTAGGGCTTTCGGCGGGGGGATTACAGGCAATAATTGTGGCTGCAATGGCGGTGGCGATCGCCCCTTGTAATAAAAATCGACGTTTAAACATAAAGATGAGTATAAAAGCTTGCAATAACAAGTCTCCAGAATACTCCTAAGCTTTTCACCCTATCAATATGCCGTTCAAAAAGCGCAACTATAGACAGACCGCAGCGGCAAGCACACCGGACAGGAGCAAGGCCATCCCCGAAATCCAACGTATTTCTTTGGTTTCTTGATCTAGTTGCATAATTTTCTCTAGCCTCCTGCGTTTATGGGTTGTCGACTTTGAATCACAATTGTATTAAGTATAATTACTCAGTTGGTTTTTGTCTCTCTTTTCTTGATGGCAACGTTTGTCTTAACGAAGATGTCTCAATCAATGAAAAAAGGGGCGATCGCCCCTCTGGTTTTTTGATTCAATGAATTGCACCGATAGATCCACCTTCAGTTATGCTGCAACGTACTCTTCGTACGGAACAAAAGTTTTCTTCGTCGCGCCGCAAATGGGGCACTCCCAATCTTCAGGAATATCTTGAAAATTAGTGCCCGCAGCAATACCAGAATCAGGATCGCCCACCGCTGGGTCATAAATCATGGAGCATTTCTTACAGATCCATTTTTGGCCGAGGGAACGAGGCGCAGCTGCGCCTCCGTCCAAAGCCTTCAATGCATCAGTGTATTGATTTGCGTGATGTTCTTCGATGGAAGTGAGTAAACCGAAATTCTTTGCAGCGGTGTGGAACATTTCGGCATGTTCTTTGGATTCTGCCTCTTGCTCTTTAAATTCAGCCACCGCACCTTCGTCTTCATCTTTTTGGGCTTGAGCTGCGAACTCTGGGTACATCGTTTCATACTCATAGGTCTCGCCGGCGATCGCCAACTCTAGACACCGCGCCGCCATCTTTTTCTTTTCCTCATCACTCAGGGCATCGGGATCTGCCACCACCAACTCCGGATGCAACAAACGAAAGTGGGCAAAAGCATGCTCAGTTTCCTGCTGTGCTGTTTCCCGAAACAACCTTGCTAAATCAGACATCCCTAACTTTTTCGCAACATCGGCAAAAAAGAGATACTTGCGATTCGCCTGGGACTCACCACCAAAAGCCGCTTCCAAATTTTCTACCGTGCGCGAATTTTCCGTATTCATAATTTCAACCTCTAAGTAAACAACCAACTTAATCAAGAATAATTCTTAGATAAGAAAATGTCAATTTAAAGAACAGATAGCATAACAGAGCCACTATCAAGTAAAAATGTTACAATCATATTTGTGATTCCAATTCACGCTGTGATGAAGTCTCAGAAACCTCAAAAAAACATTAAGAAAAGCAATTTGAGTTAATTTTGTCTCAACCACACTTGATTTATGTTTTAAAACTTCGTCACAATAATGCGCAGTGCTACTTTGGTTTAGCCATCGAGTCAACAAAATGCCCAAATCGTCAAACGCCACTGAAATCCGCGAAGTCATGAAGAACGAGGGGTTAAGAATTACCCCCCAGCGTTTCGCTGTCTATGCCAACCTATTGCGTCGAGAAGATCATCCAACGGTTGAGCAGATCCTAGAAGATGTTAATGCGGATATTCCCATTGCCTCAAAGGCTAGTGTTTATAGTGCTTTGACGATTTTGCGTGAAGTAAATTTAGTGAGAGAAGTGCTCCTAGATGAGGGGGTGACTCGTTATGATGCCAATGTGAATCCTCACCACCACTTTGTCTGTAGCGATTGCGGTGCGATCCATGATTTAGCATGGGAAACTTTTAATTGTTTTGATCTGAGTCAACTTTCGGATGGTTTACAGGCAGAAAGTTATGAGGTGACGGTGAAAGGTCTCTGTCAGTCTTGTCAGTAATCGGCAGGCGATCGCCGCGACATCCGAAAATTCTATACCTAATCAAAAATCCCCCAATGTTTTGCATCAGGGGGATTCGTCTTTGTATAGGACTAAAAAAAGTCTTTATAGTCAAAGCCATCAAAGTTAAGACATCAGATAAACTTTAAAGCCTTATCCTGTAGGGGTTTAACATGTTAAATCCCTACCAGTCTTGCCGACCACGACGATAACCTGAGTTTTGCTTAAGAATGCTTGGCAATAGGACGCGGCGAATAAGAGAGTGAGAGATCGGGAGATGTTTTATCCAAACAATCCTAGGGGTCAAAAAACGCAGATTTTCGTTGGTTCTCCGTGTCTCTACCTCTCCGTGTCTCTACCTTTCCATGTCTTCCTTTCTTTAAAGAAATATCAGCTAAATTCTTATCCATAACTGACGTTCTTTAATTCGCTTGGCGCGACAACCAATCCAAAATTAGAGCATTCACTAAAGTGGGATTTTCGTCGTGGGGACAGTGACCAGCGCCGGGAATCGGGTGAAATTCTACACCTTCGTTGGCTGCTGCTAAATCTTGATAAATTTGTGACCCTTTAATGGGTGTCCACGGATCTTTGTCGCCCCATAGGACGAGTAGGGGATGTTGACGCTTGGGTAAAAGTTCGGTGGGGCTTTCTCCCGGTGGTGCGGTGATCACGGAGGCAAATACTGCCTGAGCGCCTTCGTCACAGGACGGTGCATAAAGCATGTCTACTAGTTCATCGGTCACGGCTTGGCGATCGCCATAGACCTGATAGAGGGTTCCTTTAATGCGAAATTTGCGGCGCACTTCATTGAAAATCAATTTGCCAGTCAGAGGCGAACTCACTAACTTGGCAAAAGCACCCATGACCGCCCGTAAAGGTAACGCGAGCTCATCGGGACGATGGTTTAAGCCACCGGCGCAATTTACTAAAACACCGCCAGCACAAAGTTCAGGATAATTTGCCAACATCGACAAACTCAACAAGCCGCCGATGGAATTTCCAATAAAGACTGTTGGTTTTTGAATTTTTGCCTGCCAGAAATCGTGCAAGAGTTCTTGCCATAGCTCTAAAGTGTAATCCCATGCTGGTTTTGCGGAAGCGCCAAAGCCCAGTAAATCAATGGCAAAAACTTGATATCCTTCCTCTGCGAGGACTGGGATGTTGTGTTTCCAATGACCAATGGATGCCCCAAAACCGTGAATGAGGAGTAATGGTTGACCTTCCCCTTGGACGGTGTAGCAAATTTTCTGATCGCGCCAGCGCCAGTCGAGGGACACAAGGGTTTGGGGGGCAACAGGGGTCTGGGTCATCGGCAGAAAACAATGGCTAAAAAGGTCATTCAGTTAGTATAACGCTCTCTATTTTTCAGGGTTTGTTGGCCTCGGATTTTTGTCAGTTTGACTATCACAAAGCCGGCGATCGCCGTCGCGCACTTTCGGATTATGGCGGAGATAGGACTGTAGCCAGTGGCAACTTTTCTCTAGGAGTGGCTCTAGTTGTAGCTCCCAAATAATCGCAGTATTGTCATTACTTGCTGTGGCGATCGCCCCGCCATTAGGGCTCCAGTCGAGGCCCGTAATAGAATCCGTATGGCCTTCTAAACTTTTTAGGAGAGTGTCATCTAATGTCCAGAGTTGTAGTTGGTTATTCCAAGTACTGGTGGCCAGCAGCGGTACAACGGGATTAAATTTTAGGCTAGCAACACTATCGCTGTGTCCCTTCAGGATTAGTGGTGCTTCAAACCGAGGATTGTTGTCTTTATAGGACATCTGACGGATCTGGATTATGTTGTCATAGCCAGAAAATGCTAAATATTCACCATCTCCCGAAAAGGTCACATCGGTAACCCAACTACTATGGGGCTCTAACTGAGTTACGAGGAAAAACGTATCATCCTCCCGCCGTTGCCACACTTTTACGGTGCGGTCATCGCTCGCCGAAGCGAGTAATTTACTATCGGGACTAAAGTCGATACTACTCACGCGATCGCCATGTTCCGCCAAGGTTTGCAACAATGTGCCATTGGCTGCCCAAATCTGAATCACACCGTCCAAGTCCGAGGAGGCAAATAGCCGACCATCGGGACTATACTCCACATCTAAAACGCGATTTTGATGAGCCTTAAGGCGAGAAAGGGAGCGCCCATCACGGGACCATAGACGCACCGTATGATCATCACTGCCACTAATGAGAGTTTGCCCATCAGGATGCCAAGCCACAGTATTGACCCAGTCGGTGTGACCCCGCAATGTCTGGTGCAATTTACCGCTGCTGCGCTCCCAAAGTTTAATGGTCTTATCGGCGCTGGCCGTCGCAATTTGGGTGCCATCTTTTGCAAAGCGCAAGTCTCGAATGGGGGCAATATGTTCGAGCACCACACGGCTATCGGCGGCTGCTTCCCAAAAGCGCACTGTTTTATCCATGCTGGCAGAGATAACCTGTTGGGTTTCTGGGTGAAAGATAACGCTACGAATATCGTCACGGTGACCGGAAAAGGTTTGGAGGAGATTAAAGTTTTCGTCCCAAACTTTTACTAAATTATCGGCGCTGGCTGTGGCAAATTGACTGCCGTCTTGGTTATGGCTAAGGAAGAAAATTGGCTCGGTGTGGGCTGCTAAGACATTTAAACTTGCTTCGGTAAATAGGGCTTGGCGATCGCCCCGTTGCCAGACCATTAAATTACCGCGACTATCACTACCCATCAGGGTTTTACCATCGGGACTAAAGGTGGCAAAGAGGAGTTTTGTTTCGTCAGGACTCTCCATGGTAAGGGTTTGGCGGACATTGCCATCCGCATCCCAGAGGGTGAGTTGATTGTTATCGTCGAGGGTTAATATTTCTTGGTCATCGGGACTAAAATTAATCCAGTAAATAATGCGATCGCGCACTAATTTTTTAATCAATGTGCCATTCACATCGTACAAAGCTGCTCCTGAACCACTGGCGATCGCCAAACGCTGTCCATCGCGACTGAGGTTAATTGCCGTCAGGGTATCGAGATCAACCTCAATGGTGCGGATTTCTCGACCGTCCAGGGACCATTCCTTCACCGTATTATCCCAACTGCTGGAAAAGAGGGATTGATTGTCCGGTGCAAACACTACCCTCGTGACTCTTTCTGTATGACCAAACATCGTTTGGAGTAATTTGCCTTCCATATTCCACAGGCGCACCGTATGATCCCGACCTGCGGAAGCTAAATAACGACCGTTGGAGGAAATACTAATATCAAAAACCGAATCGCTATGGCCTTCTAAACGATTTTTCTCTTGCAATCCAAAATAAGATTGCTCTAGGGTACTGAGCACTTTCAGCTTAGTGGCGGGGGCGATCGCCTCAGGATTAGACGCGAGTAATTTCCGGAGCCGCACCGTTGCCCGCAAACTTTCCAACAATGCTTCAAACTGTTGATCACTATAAAACAGCGCTTCGGAGGCATTACTTAGGGCCATCAGTTCGGCATTTTGAGTGACCTGCCACTGCCGATATCGCTGACGATTTACCCGTTGTGATAGCACAATCATCGAAATGACCACCCCCAAAAGCGCCACGATGGTGACCACAGACTGCCCCCAATGGCGGCGGATACGACTAATTTCACGGTCTTGAAAGGCAAGGCGCTCAGCCCATTCCTGCGACTGGGCATCACTTTGACGGCTCTGGATCGGCTGCACGAGATAGTCATGTACCAGTTGGTAGGTATCCTGAGAAGCATAACGGTGACGAATGACTAGCCCCGTCCCCACAAAAATATGCAAAATCAGATCGGCGATCGCCCGCCCGTCCTCATCAGTATTCCGGTGACTACGACACAGACTGAGAAACTCACCATAGGGAACCTCCGGTCGCGTTTGCCGGGGACTTGTGAGCTGATATAAAAATTGCCAAGCCAGCTGGTGATGCTCAACACCACATTGATCGATAATTTGTAAAAGAAACCGCTTTAATACCGTCTGTTTCGGATTTTTTCCCAATTCCAAATATTTGTCTAGGGTGGTGATATTGTCCTGCTGGAGCTGAAAGCCAATCACCTGTAATTCAATGGGTCGCACCGTACCGAGATCGTCACTCAGATCCCCAATCAGTCGATCAACAAAGGCTGGCTCAAGGGGGCGGGGCGCTTGTCCAGATAAAAATGTGAGCAAATTATGGGCAGCCTCTGCATGGAGATTACCGAGGCGATAACGAATACTTCGGTCTAGTAGATTGTCATTGACAATGCCTAAGCTACCCGCCGTTTCCCATTCCAAAAGATAGGAGAGATGGTCTTCCCGCAAGGACAAAATAATTTTGACAAAGGGCAACTGCAAACATTGGGACAAAAAACCGAAGAAAGCCCGCCGTTCTGAAGGGGTGGGATATTGCTCTAAAAACTGCT
This window of the [Limnothrix rosea] IAM M-220 genome carries:
- a CDS encoding DUF1232 domain-containing protein, which codes for MLKPNLRQTTTNFLQGLDQTRRDSLQAIANLFTARSHPELKTLTPEQQQAFWTILFSLAIADGTIDENENHYLNELSNGNSHISGLFTTLKNATGSFENIDSHIAPLVNADVVAQWRLLFWGLELVFIDHEFHPSEKALITEIRQAFDISPEQFQVLLDLVNLLQLNTEQGLSGPTFTKQFTELVDKAKKLKICLPHELQKMNNQNLGEYQQFYSAESFKNKLGNYAAIAGKKTIETVLILFYTLQRPDLPPKYKAIILGALGYWILPSDLLPDLMPGIGYTDDLSTLVMAMTIVASHINDDVRQKAQEKLQDWFGKDIESPVELPTSAET
- a CDS encoding WD40 repeat domain-containing protein → MVRADHFDLINAQNRRSQFVLERSLFFAPQEFSLLLVRCNYRSLAQEVQTRLYQTHKLNKLWQQQEPEYCFEYFGDIDFEQLVAGQKHRGLIAVDLNPASTNLESILSATFEYLEALGVQRDCVDGVMVSGLEQVGRLELSLALLNQVRDQLSYLLPCPLVLWLTERGARKLFRLAPDVKSWTAASIRFAWGEPQLRQLWRQFERDCFQQLEQAGGLKFVSNQDLGLAEHSRRRLELELAREELQKQREKMSLCSEGFWAFIQGRDAYSVRDLTTAHGEYLRCLKIYSDLEPDTDITAAFLQEEFLAQTANLKGDRLSKLAIICFHLSLLYDEWAQEKYEADNTWQQGEAYLRTGLALWHRLKNWSWVAHLTTALGLMLRQLENWEALENLAWETTKHLDIYCSQMLLTRNYGLLAEVAIARQQWEKANMLAHSAVETYERSEEDTSEYDLPWYYLVIAQAQQHLMGASAAIAYLESAHELILRHLGQAQAQRQTWSGWYLRLYRDILQLLRHLHQAAGHYEQAFDLQRELQQCEQQWGWQVFFGAAALPAPLPTTTAELRQNTQNILVASRRQDDVKRLLERLSRDEHKLTILHGFSGVGKTSLLQAGLVPNLRGQMVNAREILPIMLKKYGQWHLQLAKAIATERLQFVHHPDPGTDTDPITLLQENGHCNLLTVLIFDQFEQFLEQYPTPSERRAFFGFLSQCLQLPFVKIILSLREDHLSYLLEWETAGSLGIVNDNLLDRSIRYRLGNLHAEAAHNLLTFLSGQAPRPLEPAFVDRLIGDLSDDLGTVRPIELQVIGFQLQQDNITTLDKYLELGKNPKQTVLKRFLLQIIDQCGVEHHQLAWQFLYQLTSPRQTRPEVPYGEFLSLCRSHRNTDEDGRAIADLILHIFVGTGLVIRHRYASQDTYQLVHDYLVQPIQSRQSDAQSQEWAERLAFQDREISRIRRHWGQSVVTIVALLGVVISMIVLSQRVNRQRYRQWQVTQNAELMALSNASEALFYSDQQFEALLESLRATVRLRKLLASNPEAIAPATKLKVLSTLEQSYFGLQEKNRLEGHSDSVFDISISSNGRYLASAGRDHTVRLWNMEGKLLQTMFGHTERVTRVVFAPDNQSLFSSSWDNTVKEWSLDGREIRTIEVDLDTLTAINLSRDGQRLAIASGSGAALYDVNGTLIKKLVRDRIIYWINFSPDDQEILTLDDNNQLTLWDADGNVRQTLTMESPDETKLLFATFSPDGKTLMGSDSRGNLMVWQRGDRQALFTEASLNVLAAHTEPIFFLSHNQDGSQFATASADNLVKVWDENFNLLQTFSGHRDDIRSVIFHPETQQVISASMDKTVRFWEAAADSRVVLEHIAPIRDLRFAKDGTQIATASADKTIKLWERSSGKLHQTLRGHTDWVNTVAWHPDGQTLISGSDDHTVRLWSRDGRSLSRLKAHQNRVLDVEYSPDGRLFASSDLDGVIQIWAANGTLLQTLAEHGDRVSSIDFSPDSKLLASASDDRTVKVWQRREDDTFFLVTQLEPHSSWVTDVTFSGDGEYLAFSGYDNIIQIRQMSYKDNNPRFEAPLILKGHSDSVASLKFNPVVPLLATSTWNNQLQLWTLDDTLLKSLEGHTDSITGLDWSPNGGAIATASNDNTAIIWELQLEPLLEKSCHWLQSYLRHNPKVRDGDRRLCDSQTDKNPRPTNPEK
- a CDS encoding rubrerythrin family protein — translated: MNTENSRTVENLEAAFGGESQANRKYLFFADVAKKLGMSDLARLFRETAQQETEHAFAHFRLLHPELVVADPDALSDEEKKKMAARCLELAIAGETYEYETMYPEFAAQAQKDEDEGAVAEFKEQEAESKEHAEMFHTAAKNFGLLTSIEEHHANQYTDALKALDGGAAAPRSLGQKWICKKCSMIYDPAVGDPDSGIAAGTNFQDIPEDWECPICGATKKTFVPYEEYVAA
- a CDS encoding ABC transporter substrate-binding protein — translated: MFKRRFLLQGAIATAIAATIIACNPPAESPNPADQNSTSNTTNNNEIVIGVSVAQTSNVALLGQEQVIGAKLAESYFNDNDGINGQPFSIALQDVAGDEQGAINAFNTLINQNNVVGIVGPTLSQQAFAANPIANRAQVPVLGPSNTAQGIPQIGEFIGRVSAPVAVVAPNAVEQALAINPNIEKVAVFFAQNDAFSKSETETFQQTVKDFGLDLVTVQKFQTTDTDFQTQATTAINLDPDLVIISGLAADGGNLVKQLRELGYEGIIIGGNGLNTSNIFPVCQAQCDGVLIAQAYSPALDNEINRAFREAYGAENETDPPQFSAQAFTGVQVFVEALRNLDQKSPIAEMSLPELRQRLRDEIFAGTYVTPLGEISFTAEGELVQKQFYVAQITMDESGEQGAFTFVK
- a CDS encoding alpha/beta fold hydrolase, giving the protein MTQTPVAPQTLVSLDWRWRDQKICYTVQGEGQPLLLIHGFGASIGHWKHNIPVLAEEGYQVFAIDLLGFGASAKPAWDYTLELWQELLHDFWQAKIQKPTVFIGNSIGGLLSLSMLANYPELCAGGVLVNCAGGLNHRPDELALPLRAVMGAFAKLVSSPLTGKLIFNEVRRKFRIKGTLYQVYGDRQAVTDELVDMLYAPSCDEGAQAVFASVITAPPGESPTELLPKRQHPLLVLWGDKDPWTPIKGSQIYQDLAAANEGVEFHPIPGAGHCPHDENPTLVNALILDWLSRQAN
- a CDS encoding Fur family transcriptional regulator, whose protein sequence is MPKSSNATEIREVMKNEGLRITPQRFAVYANLLRREDHPTVEQILEDVNADIPIASKASVYSALTILREVNLVREVLLDEGVTRYDANVNPHHHFVCSDCGAIHDLAWETFNCFDLSQLSDGLQAESYEVTVKGLCQSCQ